The sequence AGTTCCGATCGCCCCCCGAGGAGAGAAACCATGACCGCTCACACGCTTTCCGGCCTGCTATACGAACTCTTGGCCGACTACGGCCGCAGCCGCTGATCCCCGTCCCGACCGCTCCAGGAGACCGCACATGATCCGCCTGACCACCTCCAACGGCGCTCCCGTCGCCGACAACCAGAATTCGCTGACCGCCGGCGCCCATGGCCCGGTGCTGCTGCAGGACTTCCACCTGATCGAAAAGCTGGCCCAGTTCAACCGCGAGCGCATCCCCGAGCGCGTGGTGCATGCCAAGGGCTCGGGCGCCTACGGCACCTTCACCGTCAACGCCGACATCACCCGCTATACCCGCGCCAAACTGTTCGACACGATCGGCAAGCAGACGCCGGTATTCCTGCGCTTCTCCACCGTCGGCGGCGAGAAGGGCTCGGCCGACACCGAGCGCGATCCGCGCGGCTTCGCGGTCAAGTTCTACACCGAGGAAGGCAACTGGGACCTGGCCGGCAACAACACTCCGGTGTTCTTCATCCGCGACCCGAGCAAGTTTCCCGATTTCGTCCACACCCAGAAGCGCGATCCGCAGACCAACCTGAAGAGCCCGACCGCGATGTGGGACTTCTGGTCGCTCAACCCGGCCTCGCTGCACATGGTCACCATCCTGTTCTCGGACCGCGGCACGCCGGACGGTTACCGCTTCATGCACGGCTTCGGCAGCCATACCTTCAGCATGATCAACGCCGCCGGCGAGCGCTTCTGGGTCAAGTGGCACTTCAAGTCCAAGCAGGGCATCCGCAACCTGACGCCGGCGCGGGCGACCGAGCTGGCCGGCAGCGATCCGGACTATGCCCAGCGCGATCTGTTCCAGGCGATCGAGCGCGGCGAATTCCCGCAGTGGCGCGTCTGCATCCAGGTGATGCCGGAGGCCGAAGCCGCCCGCTACTACGTCGATCCGTTCGACCTGACCAAGGTGTGGAACCACCGCGACTATCCGCTGATCGAGGTCGGCACGCTGGAACTGAACCGCAACCCGGTCAACTACTTCGGCGAGGTCGAGCAGGCCGCCTTCTCGCCGTCCAACGTGGTGCCGGGCCTGGGCTTCTCGCCCGACAAGGTGCTGCAAGGCCGGCTGTTCGCCTACCCGGATGCCCACCGCTACCGCGTCGGCACCAATTTCGCCCAGTTGCCGGTCAATGCGCCGAAGTGCCCGTTCCA is a genomic window of Chitinimonas koreensis containing:
- a CDS encoding catalase gives rise to the protein MIRLTTSNGAPVADNQNSLTAGAHGPVLLQDFHLIEKLAQFNRERIPERVVHAKGSGAYGTFTVNADITRYTRAKLFDTIGKQTPVFLRFSTVGGEKGSADTERDPRGFAVKFYTEEGNWDLAGNNTPVFFIRDPSKFPDFVHTQKRDPQTNLKSPTAMWDFWSLNPASLHMVTILFSDRGTPDGYRFMHGFGSHTFSMINAAGERFWVKWHFKSKQGIRNLTPARATELAGSDPDYAQRDLFQAIERGEFPQWRVCIQVMPEAEAARYYVDPFDLTKVWNHRDYPLIEVGTLELNRNPVNYFGEVEQAAFSPSNVVPGLGFSPDKVLQGRLFAYPDAHRYRVGTNFAQLPVNAPKCPFHTYHRDGAMALGDNGGSGPNYEPNSFGTPAADPTVAEPPLRLDGAAGRYDHRQGNDDYTQAGDLFRLMSGEQRQLLIDNIVGAMRGVPVEIQRRQIEHFRRADPAYGAGVAQGLKLD